A portion of the Methanolinea sp. genome contains these proteins:
- a CDS encoding orotate phosphoribosyltransferase-like protein: MSSLDELIEKARSLLSEGHSPGQIADELSLSMETVTWLLTQQKGVAVPKDVHIDWTSVSGRGPLLDGLAMMLLRQYYVSLEEETAREEGRSDRYPTLVVGIAVSGIPLATLIAVEEDIKLAIYHPAKHSTRDPPVGSISGNFASVSGERCLIVDDVITSGNTMQDVVKYLRKHGATPVAICVIFDKRGLREVDGVPVYSLFKISRID; the protein is encoded by the coding sequence ATGTCGTCTCTCGACGAGCTGATAGAGAAGGCGAGATCTCTCCTCTCGGAGGGCCATAGTCCGGGCCAGATCGCAGACGAGCTCTCACTCTCCATGGAGACTGTCACGTGGCTCCTGACCCAACAGAAGGGCGTGGCTGTCCCCAAGGATGTCCACATCGACTGGACGAGCGTGAGCGGCCGGGGACCACTCCTCGACGGCCTCGCGATGATGCTGCTGCGCCAGTACTACGTCTCGCTCGAGGAAGAAACGGCGAGGGAAGAGGGCCGTTCCGATCGTTACCCCACGCTCGTCGTGGGGATCGCGGTCTCCGGCATCCCCCTCGCGACACTGATCGCGGTCGAGGAGGACATCAAGCTCGCAATCTACCATCCCGCGAAGCACAGCACGAGGGACCCGCCCGTCGGTTCGATCAGCGGGAACTTCGCCTCGGTGAGCGGGGAGCGGTGCCTCATCGTGGATGACGTGATCACCTCGGGGAACACGATGCAGGACGTCGTGAAGTACCTGCGGAAGCACGGCGCAACCCCTGTCGCGATCTGCGTGATCTTCGACAAGCGCGGTCTCCGCGAGGTGGATGGCGTTCCCGTCTATTCTCTCTTCAAGATCTCCCGGATCGACTGA
- a CDS encoding archaemetzincin family Zn-dependent metalloprotease, which translates to MSSAGLPEIGLVAVGDVDPTHLGWLRAGLPTVFPTGVSVLSPLPLPARYYSVERRQYLADGILAEIACIPRGSDVLPLGITSADLYSPGLNFVFGIACRQNALVSTFRLDPEFYGMHDREGLFRRRLLTEAVHELGHAMGLPHCEHPACAMYFSNWIGDTDLKGPGLCFRCARILGIAPGKSLAGNGSTR; encoded by the coding sequence ATGTCCAGTGCAGGTCTCCCCGAGATCGGTCTCGTCGCGGTGGGAGACGTCGATCCAACCCACCTTGGCTGGCTCCGCGCCGGCCTCCCCACCGTGTTTCCCACGGGTGTTTCCGTCCTCTCCCCGCTCCCGCTCCCGGCCCGGTACTACAGCGTGGAGAGGAGACAGTACCTCGCGGACGGGATCCTCGCGGAGATCGCGTGTATCCCCCGCGGGAGCGACGTCCTCCCCCTCGGGATCACCTCGGCAGACCTCTATTCCCCGGGATTGAACTTCGTGTTCGGAATCGCGTGCCGGCAGAATGCACTCGTTTCCACGTTCCGCCTCGACCCGGAATTTTACGGAATGCACGACAGGGAAGGACTCTTCCGGCGGCGTCTCCTCACCGAGGCGGTCCACGAACTCGGGCACGCGATGGGACTCCCCCACTGCGAGCATCCCGCGTGCGCGATGTACTTCTCGAACTGGATAGGGGACACCGACCTTAAGGGACCAGGGCTCTGCTTCAGGTGTGCGAGGATCCTCGGAATCGCGCCCGGCAAATCCCTCGCCGGGAATGGTTCCACGCGGTGA
- a CDS encoding thiamine S protein — protein sequence MGRKCRFRLIPGDETIEFEAPDGTTYEEALVSVGIIPDTVLILHRGESLPQDAPIGEDEVDIVSTCSRG from the coding sequence ATGGGAAGGAAATGCAGATTCCGCCTCATTCCCGGCGACGAGACCATCGAGTTCGAGGCACCGGACGGGACGACCTACGAGGAAGCGCTCGTATCGGTGGGGATAATCCCGGACACCGTCCTCATCCTCCACCGCGGCGAAAGCCTCCCGCAGGACGCTCCCATCGGGGAGGACGAGGTGGACATCGTGTCCACATGCTCGAGGGGTTGA
- a CDS encoding EFR1 family ferrodoxin (N-terminal region resembles flavodoxins. C-terminal ferrodoxin region binds two 4Fe-4S clusters.): MGTIFYYFTGTGNSLAVGRALSSLLGECTMVPVVREAERPGTIAPDAERVGLVCPVYYFGLPAAVAEFARRLDLSRARYAFSVLTMGGMGAPAAHRQLHRILSEGPGKRGLDAAFTVRMPGNNILLYDPPGNEAIGRILGEADEAVARIAGMVRAEQKVPVPFSPLASLVHLVVYPGFSRRVHGEDRKFTADERCTACGTCAAVCPVGNIRIENDRPVWLHRCEMCMACIQFCPASAIQARGTERRRRYHHPLVTERDLAEQRRG; encoded by the coding sequence ATGGGAACGATCTTCTACTACTTCACGGGCACGGGGAACTCACTCGCGGTCGGGAGGGCCCTATCCTCCCTCCTCGGGGAGTGCACGATGGTCCCGGTCGTCCGGGAGGCGGAGCGACCCGGGACGATCGCCCCGGACGCGGAGAGGGTGGGGCTCGTCTGCCCGGTCTACTACTTCGGCCTCCCCGCGGCCGTCGCGGAATTCGCCCGGCGGCTCGACCTCTCGCGCGCGCGGTACGCTTTTTCGGTCCTCACGATGGGGGGGATGGGTGCACCCGCTGCCCACCGGCAGCTTCACCGAATCCTCTCGGAGGGGCCGGGGAAGAGGGGGCTTGACGCTGCATTCACCGTCAGGATGCCGGGGAACAACATCCTCCTCTACGACCCTCCGGGAAACGAGGCCATCGGGAGGATCCTCGGGGAGGCCGACGAGGCGGTCGCGAGGATTGCCGGGATGGTCCGCGCGGAACAGAAGGTACCCGTCCCGTTCTCGCCCCTCGCCTCACTCGTTCACCTCGTGGTCTACCCGGGATTCTCCCGGCGGGTCCACGGGGAGGACAGGAAGTTCACCGCGGACGAGAGGTGCACCGCGTGCGGGACGTGCGCGGCGGTCTGCCCCGTGGGGAACATAAGGATCGAGAACGACCGCCCGGTCTGGCTCCACCGCTGCGAGATGTGCATGGCATGCATCCAGTTCTGTCCCGCCTCCGCGATCCAGGCACGGGGAACGGAGAGGCGGAGGAGGTACCACCACCCGCTCGTCACCGAGAGGGACCTCGCGGAGCAACGGCGGGGGTAG
- the thsA gene encoding thermosome subunit alpha, with protein MLGGQPIIILKENVERNRGLEAQRSNIAAAKAIASAVRTTLGPRGMDKMLIDPTGDVTITNDGATILEEISVVHPGAKMVIEVAKAQDDEVGDGTTTAVVMVGSLMEKAETMIEKKIHPAVIAEGYRLGMKKALEIVEDLSIKIDPFDREMLIKIADTAMTGKAIESVKDKLNGIAVDAVMAIAERDGDRVIADEDNVLIKKQAGDRMDDAELVRGVVIDKKRVSEEMPRKVKDARVALISSPLEIKKTQVKAKIKIKSSDMVSAFSAQERETLKKYADTIIASGANVVLCQKGIADAVAFYLAKGGVLAVEDVPEKDMKFAARALNAQIVTKPEELSPEVLGRAELVEELEESEFIKISGCHNPKTVTILLRGSTQYLLDELERAVIDGTRVVMDAMEDGKLVVGGAAVETEIMMKVRDYAASVGGRAQIAIEAFADAFEVIPVTLAENSGFNTVDKVVELKNAHARGEKYAGLNVYTGQVVDMLKEGVLEPQRSKRQAIQSATEAAILLLRVDDMMITREEKKEEKESEKSAE; from the coding sequence ATGCTTGGAGGACAACCGATCATCATCCTCAAGGAGAACGTGGAGCGCAACAGGGGTCTTGAAGCCCAGCGCTCGAACATCGCGGCAGCCAAGGCGATCGCGAGCGCTGTCCGCACGACGCTCGGACCCCGGGGAATGGACAAGATGCTCATCGACCCGACCGGTGACGTGACGATCACCAACGACGGGGCGACGATCCTCGAGGAGATCTCCGTCGTCCACCCCGGCGCGAAGATGGTCATCGAGGTCGCGAAGGCACAGGACGACGAGGTCGGGGACGGGACGACGACGGCCGTCGTCATGGTCGGCTCGCTGATGGAGAAGGCCGAGACCATGATCGAGAAGAAGATCCACCCGGCCGTCATCGCGGAGGGTTACCGGCTCGGGATGAAGAAGGCGCTCGAGATCGTCGAGGACCTCTCGATCAAGATCGACCCGTTCGACAGGGAGATGCTCATCAAGATCGCGGACACCGCGATGACCGGCAAGGCGATCGAGTCCGTGAAGGACAAGCTGAACGGGATCGCGGTCGATGCCGTCATGGCAATCGCGGAGAGGGACGGGGACAGGGTCATCGCCGACGAGGATAACGTCCTCATCAAGAAGCAGGCCGGGGACAGGATGGACGACGCCGAGCTCGTGAGGGGGGTCGTCATCGACAAGAAACGCGTGAGCGAAGAGATGCCCCGGAAGGTGAAGGACGCCCGCGTCGCCCTCATCTCGAGCCCCCTCGAAATAAAGAAGACGCAGGTCAAGGCGAAGATAAAGATCAAGTCGAGTGACATGGTGAGCGCGTTCTCCGCGCAGGAGCGCGAGACCCTCAAGAAATACGCGGACACTATCATCGCGAGCGGCGCAAACGTCGTCCTCTGCCAGAAGGGGATCGCGGATGCCGTGGCCTTCTACCTCGCGAAGGGCGGTGTCCTCGCCGTGGAGGACGTCCCGGAGAAGGACATGAAATTTGCCGCGCGTGCCCTCAATGCCCAGATCGTCACGAAGCCCGAGGAGCTCTCGCCCGAGGTCCTCGGCCGCGCGGAGCTGGTCGAGGAACTCGAGGAGAGCGAGTTCATCAAGATCTCCGGCTGCCACAACCCCAAGACCGTCACCATCCTCCTCCGCGGGTCGACCCAGTACCTGCTCGACGAGCTCGAGCGGGCTGTCATCGACGGGACGAGGGTCGTCATGGACGCCATGGAGGACGGCAAGCTCGTCGTGGGCGGCGCCGCGGTCGAGACCGAGATCATGATGAAGGTCAGGGACTACGCGGCGAGCGTCGGGGGGAGGGCCCAGATCGCGATCGAGGCCTTCGCGGACGCGTTCGAAGTCATCCCCGTCACCCTCGCCGAGAACTCGGGATTCAACACGGTCGACAAGGTGGTCGAGCTCAAGAATGCCCACGCGAGGGGAGAGAAGTACGCCGGGCTGAACGTCTACACCGGCCAGGTCGTCGACATGCTGAAGGAAGGTGTCCTCGAGCCACAGCGTTCCAAGAGGCAGGCAATCCAGAGTGCGACAGAAGCGGCAATCCTCCTCCTCCGGGTCGATGACATGATGATCACCCGGGAGGAGAAGAAAGAGGAGAAGGAATCAGAGAAGTCCGCAGAATAA